CGGCGGCGCAAGCCACGCCCAAGGTGGGTTATATGCGCCAGCTCTCGGCCGAAGGGCTGCTGGCGCTGCGCCCCGACGTGGTGCTGGCGCTGGCCGGCTCGGGGCCGCCGCTGGTGCTGCAGCAACTGCACTCGGCCCGGGTGCAAGTCGAGCTGATCGAGCGCCGCCACGAATGGGACGATGTGAGGCGCACCGTGCAAGCCGCCGGCCGCGCCACCGGGCGCGGCGCAGCGGCGCAAGACTTGCTGCGCCAACTCGAACAGGAATGGACCCGCGTGCGTGCCCAAGTGCAAGCCTACCGCGGCCCGACGCCGCGGGCGTTGTTCATCATGGCGCATGGCGGCAGCCCGCTGGTGGCCGGGGGCCAAACCGCCGCCCACGCCATGCTAACGCTGGCTGGCGCGCGCAACGTGGTTTCGGGCTTCAATGGCTTCAGACCCCTGACGGCGGAATCCATGGCCGCCGCTGCCCCAGATGTGATCGTCACCACCACGCAGAGCTTGCAGGCGGTGGGCGGTGCCGAGGGCTTTTGGCGGCGCCCCGAACTGGCACTCACGCCCGCCTGGCAGCGGCGCCACAGCGGTGCCGCGCTGTGGCACCAAGACGCGCTGGCGCTGCTGGGCTTTGGGCCCCGGCTGGCGCAGGTGCTCGAGGCCCTGCACCGCGGTCTGATCGCGGCATGAATACGCTGGTCTTGAAGCGCGCCGGGCTGGCTGGCTTGGCTGGGCTGCTGCTGCCGAGTTCGCGCCGTGGCCCTTGGGTGCTGCTGGGGCTAGGCGTGGCCCTGTTGGCCAGCCTGATCTGGTCCAGCGGTCAAGGGGCCTTTGGCCTGCCGCTGCGCGAACTGCCGGCCGTGCTGGCGGCGGCGTTCACCACGTATTGGTGGCCCGGTGCCGAACGCAGCGCGGCCGAGCTGGTGTTCTTCAACATCCGTCTGCCGCGCCTGGTGCTGGCCGTGGCCGCCGGGGCTGGCTTGGGCGTGGCCGGGGCCCTGATGCAGGGCTTGTTTCGCAACCCACTGGCCGATCCCGGCCTGATCGGCGTCAGCAGCGGCGCCGCGCTGGCAGCGGCCTTTGCCATCGTGCTCGGCAGCCTGTGGTGGCCCGAGGTGCCGCTGGCGCTGGGCACTTGGCCGCTGATGCTGATGGCCTTTTTGGGCGGGTTGCTGGTCACGGCGCTGATCTACACGCTGTCGCTGGGCGACGGCGGCACCCGGGTCGGGATCATGCTGCTGGCCGGCATTGCCATCAACGCGCTGGCCGGTGCCGGCATCGGCCTGCTGAGCTATCTGGCCACCGACGAGCAGTTGCGCAACCTGCAGTTCTGGATGTTGGGCAGCCTAGGCGGAGCGCGCTGGGAGGCGGTGCTGGTGGTGGGCCTGATCGCGCTGGCCACGGTGGTGCTGGCGCAGCGCTTGGCGCGCCCGCTCAACGCGCTGGCGCTGGGCGAGGCGCAGGCGGTGATGCTCGGGGTGCCGGTGGAACGCCTCAAGCTCGCTTGCATTTTGCTGACCGCGCTGGTGGTCGGGGCCGTGACCGCCACCACCGGCATCATCGGCTTCATCGGGCTGGTGGCGCCGCACATCGTGCGTCTGCTGGCCGGGCCCGATCACCGCTGGGTCTTGCCGGGTTCGGCCCTGCTCGGGGCGGTGCTGGTGCTGCTGGCCGACGCCTGGGCACGCACCGTGATCGCGCCGGCCGAGTTGCCGCTGGGCATCATCACCGCGCTGGTGGGGGTGCCGTTCTTTTTGCTTCTGCTGCGCAGCGCGCACGCGCGCACACTCTGAAAGCACCGCACCCATGAACGCTCGCCTGCCCGCCAGCGCCCTTCTGCCCAGCGTCAGCGCTGCAGCACAGCACAGCGGCCTGCTGGCCCGAGCCATCACGGTGCAGCAACATGGCCGCGCCCTGCTCGAGGGCATCGATTTGCAGCTCGCCGCAGGCCAAATCGGGGTCTTGCTGGGCCCCAACGGCGCCGGCAAATCGACCCTGCTCCACGTGCTCGGCGGCTTGCGCAGCCCACAGATAGGCCAGGTTTGGCTAGACGGCGAGGCGCTGCACAGCCGCAACGCCGCCGCGCTGGCGCGCCGGCGCGCTTTTTTGCCGCAGGAACTGGTGCCGGCCTTTGACTTCACGGCGCAGGAGGTGGTCGAGCTCGGACGCTACCCGCACCGCTTGCAGCCGCAGCCCGACGAAGAGCAAATCGTGCGCGCCGCGCTCGAGCATTGCGCGGTGGCGCACCTGGCGCAGCGCAGCATCCGCCAGCTCAGCGGTGGCGAACGCGCCCGGGTGCAACTGGCGCGCACGCTGGCCCAAGTCTGGCACCCCAGCGCCGATGGGCGCTCGAACTGGCTGCTGCTCGACGAACCCACCGCCGCGCTCGACCTGCAGCACCAGCATACCACCTTGAACACGCTGCGCCAGTGGAGCCGCCAGCGCGGCGCCGGCGTGCTGCTGGTGCTGCACGACCTGAATCTGGCGCTGCGCTACGCCGACTGCTGCTGGGTGCTGCAAGACGGCCGCCTAGTGGGCAGCGGCGCACCGGCCAGCGTGTTGCAGCCCGAGCTGGTGCACGCGGTCTGGCAGGTGCACACCCACGCCGTGCGCGACCCCTCGGGGGTCGCGCAGCTGCTGCTGGCCCCCTGAGCGCTCCCGCGACCGGGAGCTGCTGCGCTAGCGCCGCAGCGAATGCGGCCGTTCGCTGCGCTCCGGAATCAGGCCGTGCGGCCTAAAGCGCAACACCAGCAGCAAGATCATGCCCATCACCATCAGCCGGATGTGCGCCGCGCCTTCGAGCAGGTGCGCGCGCAGCCAGCTCTCGGCCGGCAGCGTGCCGGTGACGACGTCCATAAACCACAACCCGATCGGTTCGGCCTGCACCCAGAAGAACCAGATCAGGAAGCCGCCCAGAATGGCGCCCAGGTTGTTGCCCGAGCCGCCCACGATCACCATGACCCAGATCAGGAAGGTGAAGCGCAGCGGGTTGTAGGCGTTGGGCGTGAACTGGCCGTCGATGGTCACCAGCATGGCGCCGGCCACGCCGATGATGGCCGAGCCGAGCACGAACACCTGCAGGTGGCGGCCGGTCACGTCTTTGCCCATGGCCTCGGCGGCGGTTTCGTTGTCGCGGATGGCGCGCATCATGCGGCCCCAGGGCGAGTGGATCGCGCTTTGCGCCAGCCAGAATAGCAGCAGCAGCACCCCCAGCGCCAGGCCGAGGTAGCCGAGCTTGACCGTGATCGAGGCCAGATCGGGCACCGTGGTGCCCAGGCGCAGCGCCCACTCCTGCACCCAGGCGGTTTGCTGCAGGTCGATCTCTTGCGGCAGCGGGCGCGGCAGGCCGTTGACGTTGTTGACCCCGCGCGTGAGCCACTCCTCGAAGCGCAGCACCGACAGGATGATCTCGGCGATGCCCAGCGTGGCGATGGCCAGGTAGTCGGAGCGCAGCCCGAGCGTGATCTTGCCGATCAGCCACGCCGCCCCGGCAGCAAAAAAGCCACCCACCACCCACGAGAGCATGATCGGCAAGCCGGCCCCGCCGAGGTAGCCGGTGGCGGCCGGGTTCACGGCCTCGATCAGCTCCACCGCCGGGTCAAAGAACTGGCGCGTGATGAGGTAGCCGCCCAGCAAGATCAGCACCATGGCCCACATGCGCGCGCGGCCTCGGCGCATGCGCTGATAAACCAGCAGCGCCACGGCCAGCGTGGCCAGCGACAGCAGCACCGAAGCGATGATGCCCGAGCCCCCGGCCTGCCAGGCCTCGGGGGTGGGCGGCATCGAGACCAGCACGGCCGCGATCCCTCCCAGCGCCGCAAAACCCATCAGGCCGACGTTGAACAGGCCGGCGTAGCCCCACTGCACGTTCAGGCCCAGCGCCATGATGGCGCCGATGACGCAGTAGATGGCGATGGTCAGCGCCAGCGACCAACTCTGCAACACCCCCACCAGCACCAGCGCCAAGCCCATGAGGCCAAACAGCGTCGGCGCCCCGATGTAGCGATTCAACCAGGCGTTCATACCGATTTGCCTCCGAACAGGCCGGTGGGCCGTATCAGCAGCACCAGCACCAAAATGACGAACGAGACCGCAAACTTGTAGTCGGTCGAGAGCAGCTGCATCAAACCCACCGGCTCCCACGCTTCAGGGCCGAGGTAATCGAGCACCTGCCGGTAGGCGTAAGTCACCAGTACCTCGGAAAAGGCAACGATGAAGCCACCCGCAATCGCCCCCAGCGGGCTCCCCAAACCGCCGACGATGGCGGCAGCAAAGATGGGCAACAGCAACTGGAAGTAGGTGAAGGGCCTAAAGCCCTTGTCGAGCCCGTACAGCACCCCGGCCACGGTGGCCAGCGCCGCCGCCAGCACCCAGGTGATCAGCACCACCCGCTCTGGGTTGATGCCCGAGAGCAGCGCCAGGTTCTCGTTGTCGGAGTAGGCGCGCATCGACTTGCCGGTGCGGCTGCGCTCGAGAAACCAGAACAGCGCCACGACGATGACGAGCGCGCTCACCAGCGTCAGCGCCTGGCTGGTGCGAAAGGCGATGCCGCGCTCCAACCCGGTGAACTCGCGAAATTGCGCCACGGTAAAGATGAAGCGCTCGCCATCGACAAAGTGTTGTTCGCCCGGCCCGATGACGAAGCGCACGATGCCGTTGAGCAGGAACATCACCCCCACCGAGCAGATCAGGAACACCACCGCCGGGGCTTTCTTGACCCGGTGGTAGCGATAGACCCAGCGGTCCGAGAGCAGCGCGAAACCCACCGTGACCAGCACCGCCACCGGTATGGCCAGCAGCGCAGTGGGCAAAAAGCCCAGGCTCACGCCTTTGGCCTGCAGCCACCAAGTGAACAAAATGGCAATCATGGTACCAAAAGCCATGGTGTCGCCGTGGGCGAAGTTGGAAAAGCGCAAGATGCCATAGACCAGCGTCACGCCCAAAGCGCCGAGCGCGAGCTGGCTGCCGTAGACGGCTGCGGGCAGCAGCACGAAGTTGGTAAAAAGCGCCAAGGCGTTGAGGATATCGTCCATGTTTTTTTAACCTCCAAGGAAGGTGCGCCGCACCTCGGGGTTGGCCAGCAAGGCCGCGCCGCTGTCGGTGTAGCGGTTGCTGCCCTGCACCAGCACGTAGCCCTTGTCGGCGATGTTGAGCGCCTGGCGCGCGTTTTGCTCGACCATCAAAATCGCGATGCCGCTGCGCGCGACCTCGATGATGCGGTCAAACAGTTCGTCCATGACGATCGGCGACACGCCGGCCGTGGGTTCGTCGAGCATCAGCAGCTTGGGCTGGGTCATGAGGGCGCGCCCGACCGCCACCTGCTGGCGCTGCCCACCCGAGAGCTGGCCGGCCGGCTGGCGCCGCTTTTCCTTGAGCACCGGAAACAGCGCATAGACCTGCTCGAGCGAGTGCCGAATGTCGTCGCGCCGGATGAAAGCGCCCATCTCGAGGTTTTCTTCGACGCTCATCGAGGTAAACACGTTGTGCGTCTGCGGCACGAAGCCCATGCCCTTGAGCACGCGCTGCTGCGGGCTCAAAGCGCCGATGTCCTCGCCGTTGAAGCGCACCTGGCCGTGGCGCAGGTTGAGCAGTCCGAAGATGGCTTTCATGGCGGTTGATTTGCCGGCGCCGTTGGGCCCGACGATGACCGCGATCTGGCCTTGCTCTACAGCAATGGTGCAGTCGTGCAGGATGTCGCTGCCGCCGTAGCCGCCGGTCATGTGTTCTGCGATCAGAAAGCTCATGGCGCCGCCCCCGGTTTGTTCTTCAGGCCGCGGCCCAAGTAGGCTTCGATGACTTGCTCGTTGGCGATCACTTCGGCGGCGCTGCCCTGCGCCAGCACCCGGCCTTCGGCCATCACGATCACCGGGTCGCACAGGCGGCCGATGAAGTCCATGTCGTGCTCGATCATGCAAAAGGTGTAGCCGCGCTCGCGGTTCAGGCGCAAAATCGCGTCGCCCAAGGTGTTGAGCAGGGTGCGGTTGACGCCGGCCCCGACTTCGTCCAGAAACACGATCTTGGCCTCGGTCATCATGGTGCGCCCGAGCTCGAGCAGCTTTTTTTGCCCGCCCGAGAGGTTGCCGGCCAGTTCGTCGGCCACGGCTTCGATCTGCAAAAAGCGGATCACATCGTCGGCCTTGGCGCGCACCGCTGCTTCTTCGGCGCGCACCTGGCCCGGGCGCAACCAAGTGCCCAGCAGCGTCTCGCCGCTCTGGCGCGGAGGCACCATCATCAGGTTTTCGCGCACCGTCAGGGTGGCAAACTCGTGCGCGATCTGGAACGTGCGCAGCAAGCCCTTGGCAAACAACTGGTGCGGCGCCAGCCCGGTGATGTCGGCGCCGTCGAGCAGCACGCGCCCCGCCGTGGGCTGGTAATGCCCGGCGATGACGTTGAACAGCGTGGTCTTGCCGGCGCCGTTGGGGCCGATCAGGCCGGTGATGCGCCCGGCCTCGATGGTCAGCGACACGTCATCGACGGCGCGGATGCCACCAAACTGCATCCGTAGGTTTTGGACTTCTATCATGGCTACAAAACAAACGGCCCGCACCGATTGGGCGGACCGTTTTGTTGGGCGTGGACTAAAAGGGCGCCAGCGCCCCTTTGCAAGGGCGGCTGGCTGCGGATTAACGGTCAGCGAAAGCCCGTGGTTTCCATGCGGCCGTTGCGCACTTCGATGAGCCTAAAGCCACCGGCCGATTCGCCGGGGGGGATCAGGCGCACGGCCGAGGCCCCTTCGTAGTTGATGCGCCCGCCGGCCGCCAGAATGCGCAGCCCGCGCGCCAGATCACCGGCGTTGATGGTCTCGCCGGGGCCGTTGGCCACCGCCATGATGTGCTCGCGCACCCGTGCGCTGTCGGTCGAGTTGGCCGACTGCATGGCCAACAAAATCAGCGCAGCGGCATCATAAGACTCGTAGGTGTATGGGCCGATGCGGATATTGGCCGCGCGCGCCAGTGCCTCGAAGCGGGTGCCGCCGGGGCTTTCGGAGCCAGGCTTGGTACCGAAGGAGCCGTTCAGGCCCGCGCCGATGGCCGGTGGCAGGCTGTCGCCGATCATGCCGTCGGGCAGGAAGAAGCGGCTGAAGGCGCCGCTGTCGAGCGCCGAACGGATGATGCCGCGCCCGCCTTGATCGACGTAGCCCGCCACGATCAGGATT
This sequence is a window from Serpentinimonas maccroryi. Protein-coding genes within it:
- a CDS encoding branched-chain amino acid ABC transporter permease, with translation MDDILNALALFTNFVLLPAAVYGSQLALGALGVTLVYGILRFSNFAHGDTMAFGTMIAILFTWWLQAKGVSLGFLPTALLAIPVAVLVTVGFALLSDRWVYRYHRVKKAPAVVFLICSVGVMFLLNGIVRFVIGPGEQHFVDGERFIFTVAQFREFTGLERGIAFRTSQALTLVSALVIVVALFWFLERSRTGKSMRAYSDNENLALLSGINPERVVLITWVLAAALATVAGVLYGLDKGFRPFTYFQLLLPIFAAAIVGGLGSPLGAIAGGFIVAFSEVLVTYAYRQVLDYLGPEAWEPVGLMQLLSTDYKFAVSFVILVLVLLIRPTGLFGGKSV
- a CDS encoding heme/hemin ABC transporter substrate-binding protein encodes the protein MSQPVHLRAAADAAPALRLAACAGSNAGASAAPALTRRACALALAALATGAAAASARSPRLITVGGSLTEAVFALGAEAQLVGTDTTSLYPAAAQATPKVGYMRQLSAEGLLALRPDVVLALAGSGPPLVLQQLHSARVQVELIERRHEWDDVRRTVQAAGRATGRGAAAQDLLRQLEQEWTRVRAQVQAYRGPTPRALFIMAHGGSPLVAGGQTAAHAMLTLAGARNVVSGFNGFRPLTAESMAAAAPDVIVTTTQSLQAVGGAEGFWRRPELALTPAWQRRHSGAALWHQDALALLGFGPRLAQVLEALHRGLIAA
- a CDS encoding heme ABC transporter ATP-binding protein, whose translation is MNARLPASALLPSVSAAAQHSGLLARAITVQQHGRALLEGIDLQLAAGQIGVLLGPNGAGKSTLLHVLGGLRSPQIGQVWLDGEALHSRNAAALARRRAFLPQELVPAFDFTAQEVVELGRYPHRLQPQPDEEQIVRAALEHCAVAHLAQRSIRQLSGGERARVQLARTLAQVWHPSADGRSNWLLLDEPTAALDLQHQHTTLNTLRQWSRQRGAGVLLVLHDLNLALRYADCCWVLQDGRLVGSGAPASVLQPELVHAVWQVHTHAVRDPSGVAQLLLAP
- a CDS encoding FecCD family ABC transporter permease, producing the protein MNTLVLKRAGLAGLAGLLLPSSRRGPWVLLGLGVALLASLIWSSGQGAFGLPLRELPAVLAAAFTTYWWPGAERSAAELVFFNIRLPRLVLAVAAGAGLGVAGALMQGLFRNPLADPGLIGVSSGAALAAAFAIVLGSLWWPEVPLALGTWPLMLMAFLGGLLVTALIYTLSLGDGGTRVGIMLLAGIAINALAGAGIGLLSYLATDEQLRNLQFWMLGSLGGARWEAVLVVGLIALATVVLAQRLARPLNALALGEAQAVMLGVPVERLKLACILLTALVVGAVTATTGIIGFIGLVAPHIVRLLAGPDHRWVLPGSALLGAVLVLLADAWARTVIAPAELPLGIITALVGVPFFLLLLRSAHARTL
- a CDS encoding ABC transporter ATP-binding protein; translated protein: MSFLIAEHMTGGYGGSDILHDCTIAVEQGQIAVIVGPNGAGKSTAMKAIFGLLNLRHGQVRFNGEDIGALSPQQRVLKGMGFVPQTHNVFTSMSVEENLEMGAFIRRDDIRHSLEQVYALFPVLKEKRRQPAGQLSGGQRQQVAVGRALMTQPKLLMLDEPTAGVSPIVMDELFDRIIEVARSGIAILMVEQNARQALNIADKGYVLVQGSNRYTDSGAALLANPEVRRTFLGG
- a CDS encoding branched-chain amino acid ABC transporter permease, whose translation is MNAWLNRYIGAPTLFGLMGLALVLVGVLQSWSLALTIAIYCVIGAIMALGLNVQWGYAGLFNVGLMGFAALGGIAAVLVSMPPTPEAWQAGGSGIIASVLLSLATLAVALLVYQRMRRGRARMWAMVLILLGGYLITRQFFDPAVELIEAVNPAATGYLGGAGLPIMLSWVVGGFFAAGAAWLIGKITLGLRSDYLAIATLGIAEIILSVLRFEEWLTRGVNNVNGLPRPLPQEIDLQQTAWVQEWALRLGTTVPDLASITVKLGYLGLALGVLLLLFWLAQSAIHSPWGRMMRAIRDNETAAEAMGKDVTGRHLQVFVLGSAIIGVAGAMLVTIDGQFTPNAYNPLRFTFLIWVMVIVGGSGNNLGAILGGFLIWFFWVQAEPIGLWFMDVVTGTLPAESWLRAHLLEGAAHIRLMVMGMILLLVLRFRPHGLIPERSERPHSLRR
- a CDS encoding ABC transporter ATP-binding protein yields the protein MIEVQNLRMQFGGIRAVDDVSLTIEAGRITGLIGPNGAGKTTLFNVIAGHYQPTAGRVLLDGADITGLAPHQLFAKGLLRTFQIAHEFATLTVRENLMMVPPRQSGETLLGTWLRPGQVRAEEAAVRAKADDVIRFLQIEAVADELAGNLSGGQKKLLELGRTMMTEAKIVFLDEVGAGVNRTLLNTLGDAILRLNRERGYTFCMIEHDMDFIGRLCDPVIVMAEGRVLAQGSAAEVIANEQVIEAYLGRGLKNKPGAAP